The following are encoded together in the Lactuca sativa cultivar Salinas chromosome 1, Lsat_Salinas_v11, whole genome shotgun sequence genome:
- the LOC111909260 gene encoding probable sulfate transporter 3.4, protein MGLNIDRVEDNSGPGHAQPETTTISILVPSETMGTQPQELHGVCLPPQKTTFQKLRHKLSEIFFPDDPLHGLKNQTRLNKILFALHFVFPIFQWAPNYNLTLFRSDVVSGLTIASLAIPQGISYAKLANLPPVIGLYSSFVPPLIYAVLGSSKHLAVGPVSIASLVMGTMLNDAVSYTLNPVLYLKLAFTATFFAGLFQASLGFLRLGFLIDFLSKATLVGFMAGAAVIVSMQQLKGLLGIVNFTSKMQIIPVLSSVIERRDEWSWHAIMMGFSFLACLLTTRQIGLRKPKLFWISAAAPLTLVILSTLIVALFKSKLHNIATIGQLKKGLNPSSLDMLYFHGEFLAVAVKTGAVTGLLSLTEGIAVGRTFASLKNYQVDGNKEMIAIGLMNMAGSCSSCYVTTGSFSRSAVNENAGGQTAMSNIIMALTVLVTLLFLMPLFRYTPDLILAAIIVTAVIGLIDYQSAFRLWKVDKLDFVACLSSFLGVLFVSVPVGLAVAVGVSVFKILLHVTRPNTGVLGNIPGTQIYQDLDRYREAQRVPSFFILSVEAPIYFANSMYLQERILRWLREEEDWIAANNGSTLKCVIIDMTAVTAMDTSGLAMMNELKRMLEKRSLQFVLTNPVGSVMEKLHKSNTLESFGSDGLYITVGEAVAHVSSSWKTQL, encoded by the exons ATGGGTTTAAACATAGACAGAGTGGAGGACAATTCGGGTCCGGGTCATGCTCAGCCAGAAACCACCACCATTTCTATATTAGTTCCGTCGGAAACAATGGGGACACAGCCACAGGAGCTACACGGCGTTTGTCTACCGCCGCAGAAAACTACTTTTCAGAAACTCCGGCACAAACTCTCGGAGATTTTCTTCCCTGACGATCCACTCCACGGATTAAAAAACCAAACACGCTTAAACAAAATCCTCTTCGCTCTTCACTTCGTCTTCCCAATCTTTCAGTGGGCACCTAATTATAATCTAACCCTCTTCCGCTCAGACGTCGTTTCTGGTCTCACAATTGCCAGCCTTGCCATACCTCAG GGAATAAGTTATGCAAAGCTTGCAAATCTGCCTCCTGTAATTGGCCTCT ATTCAAGCTTTGTGCCGCCATTGATATATGCTGTACTTGGGAGTTCTAAACATCTAGCGGTCGGGCCGGTTTCCATAGCTTCATTGGTGATGGGAACAATGTTGAACGACGCCGTTTCTTACACCTTAAACCCAGTTCTCTACCTTAAGTTGGCTTTCACTGCTACTTTCTTCGCTGGCCTCTTTCAAGCTTCTCTTGGCTTTCTCAG GTTGGGTTTTTTAATCGATTTTTTATCGAAGGCGACACTTGTTGGTTTCATGGCTGGGGCAGCTGTCATTGTCTCCATGCAACAACTCAAGGGGCTACTTGGTATTGTCAATTTCACTAGCAAAATGCAAATTATTCCCGTTTTGTCGTCTGTTATCGAGCGAAGAGACGAG TGGTCTTGGCATGCTATTATGATGGGGTTTAGCTTTTTGGCATGTTTACTGACTACAAGGCAAATT GGATTGCGAAAACCAAAGCTCTTTTGGATATCAGCAGCAGCTCCATTGACATTAGTTATTTTGTCGACTCTTATAGTCGCTCTTTTCAAATCAAAGCTTCATAACATTGCAACT ATTGGTCAGTTAAAGAAGGGTTTGAATCCATCCTcgttagacatgctctattttcatggagaatttctagctgttgcagtcaaaaccggcgctgttactggcctattatcccttaca GAAGGGATTGCAGTTGGAAGAACGTTCGCGTCTTTGAAGAACTACCAAGTCGATGGAAACAAAGAAATGATAGCGATCGGACTTATGAACATGGCCGGTTCTTGCTCCTCTTGTTACGTCACTACAG GGTCGTTTTCCCGATCAGCTGTGAATGAAAATGCAGGGGGGCAAACAGCGATGTCCAACATTATAATGGCATTAACAGTACTTGTAACACTCTTGTTCTTGATGCCCCTCTTTAGATACACCCCAGATCTAATATTGGCTGCAATCATTGTCACTGCTGTGATTGGACTAATCGATTATCAAAGTGCATTTCGTCTTTGGAAAGTTGATAAACTCGATTTTGTAGCATGCTTATCGTCCTTCTTAGGTGTTCTATTCGTCTCAGTCCCTGTTGGCCTTGCAGTCGCG GTGGGAGTTTCGGTATTTAAAATATTGTTACACGTGACACGACCAAATACAGGTGTCCTAGGAAATATTCCGGGCACCCAAATCTATCAAGATCTTGATCGATATAGAGAAGCTCAAAGGGTGCCTTCGTTTTTTATACTTAGTGTTGAGGCTCCAATCTACTTTGCCAATTCGATGTATCTACAAGAAAG GATATTGAGATGGTTGAGGGAGGAGGAAGATTGGATTGCGGCAAACAATGGCAGTACTCTAAAGTGCGTAATCATAGACATGACTG CTGTAACGGCCATGGACACAAGCGGCCTTGCCATGATGAACGAGCTCAAAAGGATGTTAGAAAAGCGATCACTTCAG TTTGTGTTGACAAATCCAGTAGGAAGCGTGATGGAAAAGCTACACAAATCGAACACTTTGGAGTCGTTTGGGTCGGACGGATTGTATATCACTGTTGGTGAAGCCGTGGCCCATGTCTCGTCGTCGTGGAAAACTCAATTGTGA